In Methanomassiliicoccales archaeon, one DNA window encodes the following:
- a CDS encoding pyridoxamine 5'-phosphate oxidase family protein: MVKMPPEIKEALSKQKPIPIATATKDGTPNVIFLGLMKILDDETLLLADNFFLKTAANLSENPRISLLCYDSDTKKSYQLKGSAKVYKAGPQFDEMRKWVHGVNSKLPAKAAVVVKIEAIYDAMWGPSAGKLIV; encoded by the coding sequence ATGGTTAAGATGCCGCCCGAGATCAAAGAAGCATTATCAAAACAGAAGCCCATTCCGATCGCCACCGCCACCAAGGACGGCACGCCCAACGTCATCTTCCTCGGCCTGATGAAGATCCTGGACGATGAGACTCTATTACTTGCCGACAACTTCTTCTTGAAGACGGCGGCCAACCTATCGGAGAACCCACGCATATCTTTGCTGTGCTACGATTCGGATACTAAAAAGTCCTATCAGCTGAAGGGCTCAGCCAAGGTGTACAAGGCTGGCCCACAGTTCGACGAGATGAGGAAATGGGTACACGGTGTCAACTCCAAGCTTCCTGCCAAGGCCGCCGTGGTTGTCAAGATCGAGGCGATCTACGATGCCATGTGGGGACCATCCGCCGGAAAGTTGATAGTCTGA